The Nitrospirales bacterium genome includes a window with the following:
- a CDS encoding winged helix-turn-helix domain-containing protein: MRPKGSPEKLETRRRQAAKLLARGKGIREVARQIGAAPSSVKRWKDALEQGGSDALKAKPHTGRPSRLSRQQRLQLAKILRKGPRAAKLRADYWTCHHVQKVIRRTFGIRYHADHVSRILRSLGWKYRKTKSKSHSNIKSRHNVRRQWVNP, encoded by the coding sequence ATGCGTCCCAAAGGTAGCCCAGAAAAACTTGAGACTCGCAGGCGGCAAGCCGCGAAACTACTCGCCAGAGGAAAAGGCATTCGTGAAGTGGCTCGTCAGATCGGCGCGGCACCATCGTCGGTCAAACGTTGGAAGGATGCGCTGGAACAAGGAGGCTCCGACGCTCTCAAAGCTAAACCGCATACCGGACGGCCTTCCCGTCTTTCACGGCAACAGCGCCTGCAATTAGCAAAGATTTTACGGAAAGGGCCACGAGCCGCAAAGCTGCGCGCCGACTATTGGACTTGCCATCATGTTCAAAAAGTCATCCGGCGGACATTTGGGATTCGTTATCATGCCGATCATGTCAGTCGAATCCTCCGGTCGCTGGGCTGGAAATACCGGAAAACGAAATCCAAAAGCCACTCGAATATCAAGTCAAGACACAACGTACGCCGTCAGTGGGTCAATCCTTAA
- a CDS encoding response regulator, translated as MSQSPIILIAEDDDGHAALIERNLQRSGGSRTYLRLKDGQEALDFLFRRGDGKVRIQHCPYILLLDLNLPKINGLEVLRQIKEHTELRKIPVTVFSTTDDPQEVQQCHDLGCSYYITKPTEPDGFIDVIARLGQLLHVVQVPQIHDY; from the coding sequence TTGAGTCAGTCACCGATAATTCTCATTGCTGAAGATGATGACGGTCATGCGGCGCTCATCGAGCGCAATCTTCAGCGGTCGGGGGGAAGTCGAACGTATCTTCGGCTGAAAGATGGACAAGAAGCCCTGGACTTTTTATTCCGGCGGGGAGACGGGAAAGTTCGGATCCAGCACTGTCCGTATATTCTGCTCTTGGATCTTAATCTTCCGAAAATTAACGGTCTCGAAGTTCTGAGGCAAATAAAGGAACATACGGAGTTGCGGAAAATTCCGGTCACGGTATTTTCCACGACCGATGATCCTCAAGAGGTCCAGCAATGTCATGATTTGGGGTGTAGCTATTATATTACAAAACCAACGGAACCAGACGGGTTCATAGATGTCATCGCCCGCCTCGGGCAGCTATTGCATGTTGTCCAGGTGCCTCAAATCCATGACTATTAA